From Ignavibacterium sp.:
GAAGCTACAGGCGGAATAACTATGACTCCTCCTCACAAATATAAACCTGATTCGCTTGGAAGAGCTTTACCGGGAATTGAAATTAAAGTTGCTGAAGATGGTGAGCTAATGATTAAAGGCGCTTATGTAATGATGGGATATTTTGGTGAAAATCCTGAAAATACTTTTATTGATGGCTGGCTTCCCACAGGAGATTTAATGTCAATGGATGAAGATGGTTTTATTGAAATTGTAGATCGTAAAAAAGAGATTTACAAAAACATTAAAGGTGAAACAATTGCTCCACAAAAAATTGAAAATCTTTTCCGCGACTTTGAAGCAGTTAAACAGGTTTTTCTTGTTGGTGATCATCGTCCTTTTAATACTGTTTTGATTTATCCTGATTATGAATCAGACTCATCTCCCATTAAAAAATTAGATGATAAACAAAGACAGGATTACTTTGCATCACTGATTGTTTCAGTAAATAACTTCCTCGCTCCATTCGAAAGAATAATTGATTTCAGGTTAACCGACAGGCCTTTTTCACTTGAACACGGAGAATTAACTCCAAAAGGTACATTCAAGAGACGAGTAATCGAAAAGAATTTTGCAGAGCTTATTAACTCTATGTATGAGAAGAACTATATCGAACTAAGAGCAGATAATTTTAAGATAAAAATTCCCTCTTGGTTTTTAAGAGAAATGGGAATTTTAAGTCGCGACATTCATTTGAAAGATAAAAGCATTTCTATTTCCAAACTGAATAAACATCTTCCTGTAGAAGTTGTCGATGATGAAAATAATTTCTTTCGCATTGGTTCATTTATTTACCAGTTTAAGAATAAGCTGATTGATCTTCAGGATTTACTAACTAATCCGATTTACTGGCTTGGTAACAAGTACTTAGTTGACTTCACAGGTGAGGAAATACTTCAATGGCAAAGAAAGGATACGAAGGATTCCGGAATTACTTTAATAAAACCCTTTGAGAAATCCCGATGTGAATCAAATGAAATTCAGAAATTCTCTGAAGCAGTTGGTAAAGGAGGTTTTTCACTTCTTAATCTTCATCTCGCAGTTTGTCTGATTCAGAAGGAAACTGATAAAGCAACAGAAGAAAATTTATTATTGTTCTTTAACAAAATTTTTAAGAACAAATACGATTATCTGCTTTCGATTACTACTGAAATTCTTTATAATCCTGAACTAATTTTTGAATTCAGTTTAAAGAAAGAAATTCTATTACTTTTATTACAATCTTCCTCAAAAGATAAATTCAGAAATATTCTGATAAACTATTCTGAAAACCATCCTGCAATACTAAACGATGAAGTAATTGAATTCATTTGTTCAATAAGCAAAGGATTTGATAACTTAAATGAAATACTAAATGCTCTGAAATGTTTTTACGAAAAGCATTGTTCTGGAACCCAGCTTTCTGTTTTACCAATTACATCATACTTCAAATTACTTGTAGCTTATGGAAGCAAACATCCGATTACTTACAAGATTATAAGAATTGCTTTACTTGAATATGAGCTTTATCCAAAATCAAAAAGATTGCGTCAGTTAGCACTTAAACATCGACTTGAATTAAGAAAAGGTTTAAGAAAATGGCTTGGTGAAAATCAGAAAAATGCAATTGATCCGGAAACAGGTGAAGAATATTCGTGGGAAGATGTTCTGGTATTTGAGGAAGATGTTGACATTGCAGATAAGTTTATTATTTCAGAAGCATTGATTGAGCAGCCGGTAATTCGCGAAGCCGTGTTTTTATTCTCTAACGGAATATTGATTGATCTAAACAGCATTCTGCCTTCAGGTGTGTGGATAAGTTTTTTAAATTCCTCAGAACTAAGAAATGTTTATCGCATAACAGTACAGACCCGTTTTCAGGGTTCATTTGAATTTATTCTTCATGTGAATAAAACAATCTTTAAAGAAGAACTTGAAGAAGAAATAAAATGGATAATTATGGCTGGCAAACAGATTCGCGGTGAACGGATTGCTGCTCAGTTTGGTGGACTTTGGGAAGAATATTCAATGTGGACAGAAGAATATATTGCTGGAGAGTCAGTTGCAAAATTCTTAAGAAGAGAAATCAAGCGAACTACTGAATCCGGTAGTGATAGAATAAAATGGCTATGGAGATTTTTTGTCTGGAGTGCTTTTGCAGCATATTTAAAATTCAGAAAGATAACAAATGATAAAATTGAATTAGGAAATCCGGCACCGGAGAATATAATCCTTCCGCCACACGATTATCAGACTGGTTCTTACATAACTTCATTTTACAAAAGAGAAAACTCTGTATCGTACTATCAATTCATATTAAACTTCTACAACAAATTCATTTTAAAATCGGAAGAAGAATATCCTGTTCTTAAAAATGATTTGGCATTAAGCAGCATATTATCAGCAATATGTGAAGTAGAAGGTGCAGAAAAGGGATTGGAAATTATCCAAAGGTTAAGAAGAGAACTGATTACCAAAGGAAATTTTCCGAACATAAATGAATTACTTCACGAAGCTGATTTATTTATTCAGAATGTTAAGCATTTCGGATTTTTACCAAAGCAACTTTACTTTGCAATAAAACGATTTAACAGATGGAATGAGCTTAATAAAGAAGCATCACTTACTGCTCAAGCGGAAACTATTTATGATATATATGAAACTTATCGTTTGTTCGATCTGGAAGAAGATTATCCTGCAGTAAGAACAAGATTTTTTATTGAAACTGTGTTGAAGGATTCATCTGAAAAATTCAAGGCGGTTCTTCGGGAAATCATTAAAAAGCAAAGACAAAAAAAACTTACTAAGGATGAGACTATAAATCTTATCAGCAATCTTAGCTTTGAATTTGAGTTAAGTGAGAAAGAAAATTTCTTTTTAACAAGATTAAGTTATCCTCATCTTAAACCGACTGACTCGGCAACATTTCTTAAAGTTAAAGGTGACTCTGCTTTTGCTTCAGGACTTGTAGTACAACTTAACGACAGCGATGGCAATCCATATCTTGTTCGTTCTCCAATTAATCCAAAAGAAATATCAAAACTTCACAAGCTTTTTATCGAAGCGAATCTGATTGTTACATTCAGACCTGAGCACAATTATCTGGTAGCTGTTTCAGATCGTGGTTTTATTATTGGCGGCTTATTTTATTACAGAACAAGTGAAGACACAGTTCAGATGGAAAAGATTGTTGTAGCTAACCGCTACCGAAGAAAAGGAATTAGTGAAGGACTAATGAATGAACTGTTTAACAGAATGAAAGCAAAAAATATCAAATATGTTACAACGGGATTTTTCCGTCCGGAATATTTTTATCGTTTTGGATTTAAGATTGAAAGGAAATACTCCGGACTTGTAAAAGAATTATAACTATCACTGCTTAAGTCTCAGGGCTTGATAAAGTGAAGCTGTATTTAAGAAATAAATTGTCAATCAGTTTTTTGACTAACGAAATTCGAAGACCGACTTTTTTGTGTTATACTGAGCCTGTCTGACTGTAGTCAGACAAGTCGAAGTGTTAGACACAAACTCAATATTTTATAAACCAAAATTCATCTGAACAAAAGGAGTGATAAAAAGATCTTTATTAGAATCTTTCACTCCCAACAGAAATTGCATTGAAGCACCGGCAGAAAGAAAATAATTGTTTCCAAGCGCAAAAGATAAGCCGGGTTTAATGTTCAGGATAGAAATATCACTTTCAAGATAAACATCATTGAGTGCCAATCCGCCACCGACTTTTACTTTGAACAAATTCTGTTGAAGATATGAAACCTGAATAAATGGATTTGCAAACCAATCATTGCGTGATGTATTAAAAGTAAGAGATGCAAATGGATTTACATTTGTCTTTTTATTTTCTTCAAGTGCTACAAAGTTAAAATCCAAAGCCCACGGAAGAAACTCAGCATCAGCATAATAAAAGGCAGAATAATAAGTTGATTGGAAATTAGCACCAAGATCTAAACGAAAATGTGAAGTTGAATCGCCACCACTAAAACCAATTCCGAAGTTACCTCCGACTCCATCAGATTCATCATCACCAGCATAACTCAAACCGCCAAAGAATGAAAATGTTCGGGAAATTTTTATATCAACATCAAGTCCGGCATTTAAAGAAGAAGATTTCCATTTAAAATTTTTACCATTGTATAAACTATCAGTGTATCTGTTATCATTATACTTGCTGATAATTCCTTCACTGGTATGTTTTGTTAAGCCTGAGAAGTTAACATTAAGTTTTACACTTTCATCCTGATTTCCATCAGATAAATGAAGTGGCGGTTGAACAAATGGAGATTCGACATCAGCATGCAGGAGGTAAGCATCTTTAATTGTGCAACCAGTCAATAAGATAATTGACATAATAGAAAGAAGTGAAATAAATTTTTTCATGCTTACCTCCTGGAAAATTAAATTTTTATTTCGTTAATACTAACTTTTTAGTTTGAATCTTATCGCCCGCCTGAAGCTGATAGAAGTAAACACCGCTTGGAACATAATATTTTGAAGCATCAAATTCAATCTCATATCTTCCAGCCGGTTTATATTCATTCACTAATGTGACAACTTCATTACCAAGTACATCATAAATCTTTAAGGTCTGCCAACTATCAAATGGCACTTGCCAACTGATTCTTGTGCTCGGATTGAATGGATTCGGATAGTTCTGATAAAGTACAAACTCATTAACAATTTCATCTTCTCCGGTTTCCTCTTTAGCAAAAAGTAAATTGTTAGCAAATGAAATTGTTCCATTCACTGATTGCAAACTCATATTATCAAATACTAGTTTGTCATTATCATTTTTGTCCCAGATTATTACTCTTAACTTATCAGGATTATTATTAGCCAAAAGCAAGTAACCGTAATTTCCCTGAAAGTTAATTTTGCCGGAACCTCTGAGCACAGCATTATTATTTTCAACTAAAAGCCAATCAATATTGCTGCTTCTGAATAACATTCCTAATCTTGGAATTGAAAGATTTACTCTGCCACAAGGATTAAAGTTCAATCCTTTATCCCAGCCATGAAATTCAAAAAACAATTTTGCATTTTGCATCTGAAGAGATGATTGTGTGGGAACAGTAACATTCATCAAACCGATTCCAAAGATTGATGATTTACTAACTCTGTCTCCAACATTCATTACTCTTCCGATTTCTTTTGGCATCAATACATTTCCCGAATTCATCACATATTGACTAACTGCCTGAAATTCGGTGATACCGGATAGTACATTCAAATCAGAGTAAGGAATTTGAAGATAGTTAAGAATTCCTATCACCATTTCGTTAGCTGTGATTGAATAAACCGCAGCAGGATTTAATGGCTGATTATTGATTTTAACTGAAACTACCCTTGAACCCTGTGGCTTTGTTCCGTCATAGGTGTATTCAATACCTGCACATTGGAGCATAAACTCATCACTCAATTCAATTTCAGATAAACCAAATTCAAGCCCGGCAATTAATGCAGCACCTGACATATTGAAAGTAACAAGTTGAAAACCGAGCGAGTTGATAGTGTTAAATCCATATCCGTTTAATCTGAAAATATCACCGGGAGTAAAAACTCCTTCCCACAAAGGAAGTGCAATTGAACCACCTGCCTGAATTGCAATGTCAGTTCCTGTGTATGATTTGAAAGCTTCAGCAACAAAATTTCCGGCTGGTGTATCGTGTGGTCCGAGACTTAACAGATCTGTTGCTTCTTCTTCAAAATATGCGACAGCATATCCCATTGGTTGTGTGTAAAATGGAATACCGTAGAAATTTTCAATATCAGTTATCATTGCATCAACTACTGCCTGAACAGTTAAATCTTTTTGAATATTCATATCAACCGGAATCAATTGATAGTCAATCATCTCAACTGAAGTTCCTGTGTTTACTAATTTTATCTTTCCTGCATACATATAATTTGATCTCGCCTGAACAATCCAGGTAGTGCCACCATATGAATTTGTAACTGTGATTGGTGTTTCAAATTTGTAATGATCATGTCCTCCGACAATTAAATCAATACCGGGAACATTCATTGCTATCTGCTGATCGATAGCAACTCCAAGATGTGATAGTAAAATGATTATATCACAAAATTCTGTATTTCTTAATGCCTGAACTGTGTTTAATGCAATTGTTGCTACATCGTCACTTATGATTGCAGGAGATGGATTTGAAATAAGATTTGTTGCAGGAGTTGTAAGTCCGAAGATTCCAACTTTAGTGTTACCAAACTGCTTTACAACATAAGGATAAACATAATTTTGCAAATCGCTGATTGAAGGATCAGAAAAGTCAGTGTTTGCAGAAAGTAACGGGAATGCATCTGAAGGATTTGGGAATGCATATTGCAATGAACCGAGCAATACACCGGGACCTAAGTCAAACTCATGATTACCAAGTGTCATTGCATCAAGTCCAAGTGAGTTCAGTAATTGTAATTCGGGAACATGAAAATTTTTGTTAAAGAATACATCACCAATAGAAATATCACCTGCGTGAAGAAACAAAACATTTGGTTCAGTCATTCTTGTAAGCCCAATAAGAGTAGCTATTCGGGAAATACCACCCAAAGTTCCCTGATAATTATTATCACGAGGACCTATTGCCTCAAGTGTTGAATGGGAGTCATTCACATGAAAAACAGTAATTGTATCTGGCTGGGAGAAAATCAGTGAAGAATAAAGAAGCACAAAAATCACTTTGTAAATTAAATTTTTCATTTTGTCACTCCTTTATAATTTGTTTGTTAATTACAACCTGAATTTGTTGAAGAAAATGATTCAAGTTGTCAAAAAATTGTAAAAAAAATCAGAACATATGACCGAAATTCAGATAAAGTCCTGAAGAATTCTCACTAATTCCAAAATCTGCTCTTACAATAAAATTATCCATGTAGAATCTGAGTCCAGCAACTGCTCCGAATAACCAACCAGCATCTCTGTTCAAATATCCAAAAGTTTCATTTTTTCCTGTTGCCAGGTCAATACCTACAATTCCACCGAATCTCCACCAGATTGGAAACCTTAATTCGCTATTGAACAACAATGCAGAATTAAAACAATATTTATCCATTGGAATGCCTCTTACTGTATTATTGCCGCCAATGTGAATTAATGAGAAGTATGATGACTCCTTAAATGCTGTAACTGATTCAATAGACCCTCTGAAAGCAAAAATTAAATCCTTTGAAAAAATTTCTTTATAAAAACTGTAAGAAAATAAAGTGCGCAAGTAAGCCATATCATTTAAGTTCAGATTTTTTGAATATTCAATTTCCAGCTTTGTAACTATTCCGGATTTTGGATTAATGAAACTGTTCCGTGTATCCCACTTCATATTTAATAATGCTGAAAAAAATATTGCTGACTCAGATTTATTGTTAAAATTGAAGATGCCCAAATTAAAATCCGGATCGTAAGCAAAATTGTATAAACTGAAACTCTTGAGCTGGAGTGCTAAAGTTGCTGTAAAGTCTTTAAGAAAAGCTCTGGACAAGAAAATTCCAGCATTTACCTTTTCATAAGTACCTATATCCTTATCTTCGATTTTCTCATCTGTATAGGGAAAACCAATGAAGGGATTCCAATTATGATAATATTTGTATTTAGTGAACTTATCATATTCAAATACAAGGTCCAGAGCGATTGGGTACTTTGTTCCCTGTCTGGCTTCAAAGTCTGGAATTGAATATACCAATTTATACCATCGTTCTCCTTTAGTGCTGTTAAATAAAATAAGGTCAAAACTTTCTTTTAATTTCAATTGATCAAAGAAAAATATTTTAGCTCCATAACCCAAACCAACATCGGAATCATAGCTTACGATTGGCAGCGCTTCAAATTTAGCTCTCGCCGAGTCTGTCTGACTAATGGCTGCAACATTAAGTGCTATCAGCAAGACAGTTAAAATATTTCTTATCCGATTTTTCATTATAAAAATTTATTTAAGTACAAGTAGTTCTGTTTGTTTATTTAATGTCAATAATTCAGATAGTTGTTCCTTATTGATTCCGTTAGGCATTCTTGCATAAATCTTTAACTTCTTAATTTCTTCTAATCCAAAATCTTTGTTCCAGGATGGTGATCGGGAGAAGCAGAATCAAATACCAGAGAAGTAATAGCTCCGGGAATCATTAGCATTAAACCAAAGATAAAACCTGAAGAGCTACCACTGTATGACGAACCCACAACTCCCAAGGCAAAAGCAGGAATAATCTGCATAAAAAGTACTCCTGTTGCCCAGCTATCTGAATATTCTTCAACTGTAACATTTTCAATTTTATTAAGCTTAGCAGAAGCTATTTTATTTCCTGTTAATTTCCCTTTCATATCTCTTTGGGCATCTAAATTTATTATCATTTCTTCATCAGTAATTGCAATTAGTTCACCTTCATAATGATTTCTTGAAATCAGCACAATTTCCACTTTATCACCATTCGGGCTAACAATAAATTCACTGCTACCGCAGGAATAACAGATCATCAGAATCAGTAAAGCACAAATCAGATTTTTCATTTTGCCTCCTTAAGAGGAATTTTAGCATTGAAGAATTCCTCTTCCAATAAATCTTTATTATCAATCCAGCTTGTAACCAGCTGATTAAGTGTTCCTTGAATATCAAACAGATTAAAAGTGTAATTGACATTTTGATTATTTATCCAATTACCTCTTATCCATTCATTGTAATATCCTTTTGATTCAATGAACAATGAGACTTTTTCTTTTGAGGGCTTTTGAATTTTATAAGTCAAGAGATAACTGTATCCGGGATTTGTAATGAGATAATGATTATCATCCGAGCTGATAAAATCAGAAATTTCATTTCTTATCTGTTTATTATAATCAGTAATCAGAAATGGATTTAGTTTTTCAATGGAGAAATTATTTTCAGATTCAGTGGTATCGAAAGCGATGTAGTCAATCATAAAATTATCCGGAACAAAGTTCAACCTAACCTGAATTTTTCCGTCATCACTTACAGGAATTTCAGTAACTGAATATTTCCAGTTGATAGGTCCTGCGTCCTGAAATTTACCAGTTTCAATCCAGTGATTATTTTCATAACATTGTATTGAAATCCCTGAGAACAAATTATATACAGCTTTAAACTGCATCGCATAAGTGTAATCATTATTCATTTTCTTTGTCCAATCAAGAGCGTTAATTCCCTGCGAGCCAATAACCACATCATAGAGTAAAGTTGTTGTCAATAAAGTATTCCTGTATTTGATCAGCATTTTAACCTTGTCTTTTGGTGGCTTAACATCCGATGTAATTTCGATAAAGTCTTTTACTGGTTTATCTCTTAACTCTAAAATTTTACCTTCTTCACTTCTGAAATAAATTTCATCATCGGATTTAAGCAATTCAGCAATATTTTTACCTGAACTTGAAGTAGCATCATTAGCAGGAATAAGTTCTTTGATTACGGTTATTCTATCATCATTTGTTTGAAGTACTTTTGAATCAGATGGATGTGTTACAGCAATTAAATTGAATTTATTTATGTAGTGTGTTTCAAGTGCTTCATTTGTAATTTTTAATTTAATTATACCATCGGATGGAATATCATATTTAATCATATCCAAATCATTATCTTCTAACTGACGGGAAATACATTTTGA
This genomic window contains:
- a CDS encoding GNAT family N-acetyltransferase, coding for MPNELKTLSEILLAGKSAIEKEESKEIISELIEFFKAYTQSGIDDSDFHYLIEKLIGSGFDKEMMSEIPVELFHSVGENLLYSAHSTQTTNQSFNNSNNLSLIHLIIHSYLNLFRYSQFLKRVYEDKRWENLILQLIIKSNFTFDRLFEQRVNQYGQKNLFRVIEGNRTIDYSWDTINKKVDEFRKSLSVLLSEDDEETFVAFLLDNSLEMILLDLACLTSGIVNVMIPANSVPQHIEFILNQTKAKYIFVDDEIQLSKIKSVKNNLSNLNKVILLKGASIEDYVIPFNEFLNSDSAIKEFPVNTKKHINTNSLATIMYTSGTTGDPKGIMFSHLNIVYKRFCRAMAIPEISDADRFLSYLPLYHTFGRWLEMTGAIFWGAEYVFMENPSIETMINNFRLVKPSIFISIPKKWMQLYETIISKVDIESEEDKNIKEVVDDITGGNLKWGLSAAGYLPAEIFQFFQRYGIELMSGFGMTEATGGITMTPPHKYKPDSLGRALPGIEIKVAEDGELMIKGAYVMMGYFGENPENTFIDGWLPTGDLMSMDEDGFIEIVDRKKEIYKNIKGETIAPQKIENLFRDFEAVKQVFLVGDHRPFNTVLIYPDYESDSSPIKKLDDKQRQDYFASLIVSVNNFLAPFERIIDFRLTDRPFSLEHGELTPKGTFKRRVIEKNFAELINSMYEKNYIELRADNFKIKIPSWFLREMGILSRDIHLKDKSISISKLNKHLPVEVVDDENNFFRIGSFIYQFKNKLIDLQDLLTNPIYWLGNKYLVDFTGEEILQWQRKDTKDSGITLIKPFEKSRCESNEIQKFSEAVGKGGFSLLNLHLAVCLIQKETDKATEENLLLFFNKIFKNKYDYLLSITTEILYNPELIFEFSLKKEILLLLLQSSSKDKFRNILINYSENHPAILNDEVIEFICSISKGFDNLNEILNALKCFYEKHCSGTQLSVLPITSYFKLLVAYGSKHPITYKIIRIALLEYELYPKSKRLRQLALKHRLELRKGLRKWLGENQKNAIDPETGEEYSWEDVLVFEEDVDIADKFIISEALIEQPVIREAVFLFSNGILIDLNSILPSGVWISFLNSSELRNVYRITVQTRFQGSFEFILHVNKTIFKEELEEEIKWIIMAGKQIRGERIAAQFGGLWEEYSMWTEEYIAGESVAKFLRREIKRTTESGSDRIKWLWRFFVWSAFAAYLKFRKITNDKIELGNPAPENIILPPHDYQTGSYITSFYKRENSVSYYQFILNFYNKFILKSEEEYPVLKNDLALSSILSAICEVEGAEKGLEIIQRLRRELITKGNFPNINELLHEADLFIQNVKHFGFLPKQLYFAIKRFNRWNELNKEASLTAQAETIYDIYETYRLFDLEEDYPAVRTRFFIETVLKDSSEKFKAVLREIIKKQRQKKLTKDETINLISNLSFEFELSEKENFFLTRLSYPHLKPTDSATFLKVKGDSAFASGLVVQLNDSDGNPYLVRSPINPKEISKLHKLFIEANLIVTFRPEHNYLVAVSDRGFIIGGLFYYRTSEDTVQMEKIVVANRYRRKGISEGLMNELFNRMKAKNIKYVTTGFFRPEYFYRFGFKIERKYSGLVKEL
- a CDS encoding 5'-nucleotidase C-terminal domain-containing protein; the protein is MKNLIYKVIFVLLYSSLIFSQPDTITVFHVNDSHSTLEAIGPRDNNYQGTLGGISRIATLIGLTRMTEPNVLFLHAGDISIGDVFFNKNFHVPELQLLNSLGLDAMTLGNHEFDLGPGVLLGSLQYAFPNPSDAFPLLSANTDFSDPSISDLQNYVYPYVVKQFGNTKVGIFGLTTPATNLISNPSPAIISDDVATIALNTVQALRNTEFCDIIILLSHLGVAIDQQIAMNVPGIDLIVGGHDHYKFETPITVTNSYGGTTWIVQARSNYMYAGKIKLVNTGTSVEMIDYQLIPVDMNIQKDLTVQAVVDAMITDIENFYGIPFYTQPMGYAVAYFEEEATDLLSLGPHDTPAGNFVAEAFKSYTGTDIAIQAGGSIALPLWEGVFTPGDIFRLNGYGFNTINSLGFQLVTFNMSGAALIAGLEFGLSEIELSDEFMLQCAGIEYTYDGTKPQGSRVVSVKINNQPLNPAAVYSITANEMVIGILNYLQIPYSDLNVLSGITEFQAVSQYVMNSGNVLMPKEIGRVMNVGDRVSKSSIFGIGLMNVTVPTQSSLQMQNAKLFFEFHGWDKGLNFNPCGRVNLSIPRLGMLFRSSNIDWLLVENNNAVLRGSGKINFQGNYGYLLLANNNPDKLRVIIWDKNDNDKLVFDNMSLQSVNGTISFANNLLFAKEETGEDEIVNEFVLYQNYPNPFNPSTRISWQVPFDSWQTLKIYDVLGNEVVTLVNEYKPAGRYEIEFDASKYYVPSGVYFYQLQAGDKIQTKKLVLTK
- a CDS encoding BamA/TamA family outer membrane protein, which encodes MKNRIRNILTVLLIALNVAAISQTDSARAKFEALPIVSYDSDVGLGYGAKIFFFDQLKLKESFDLILFNSTKGERWYKLVYSIPDFEARQGTKYPIALDLVFEYDKFTKYKYYHNWNPFIGFPYTDEKIEDKDIGTYEKVNAGIFLSRAFLKDFTATLALQLKSFSLYNFAYDPDFNLGIFNFNNKSESAIFFSALLNMKWDTRNSFINPKSGIVTKLEIEYSKNLNLNDMAYLRTLFSYSFYKEIFSKDLIFAFRGSIESVTAFKESSYFSLIHIGGNNTVRGIPMDKYCFNSALLFNSELRFPIWWRFGGIVGIDLATGKNETFGYLNRDAGWLFGAVAGLRFYMDNFIVRADFGISENSSGLYLNFGHMF